From Brassica oleracea var. oleracea cultivar TO1000 chromosome C3, BOL, whole genome shotgun sequence, a single genomic window includes:
- the LOC106330195 gene encoding B3 domain-containing protein REM7-like: MANGSASSAINPHFFQPLLPGFHSHINIPVAFYSKHIKGTTNEVVKLRSDASDLTWEVKMDGRRLTHGWEKFATGHAFKVGDIVIFRHDGDLLFHVTPFGPSCCEIQYNDDDDEKYHQQHTREAGSSSDNSCFVARVTESNLKKDALFLPQHFSRSNGFVNRESEIILLNEDGELWTLLMKYYKTSGHVYIRRGWISFCQANRKRANDVLTFKLVQTGRKPVLQLRASVYNNRASTSFSSTSQDRFVTLTLKQYHLKSCKLSLPVAFVMANGIKNVRKIILVDRYGVRRTTSLKPDDKYGRMRMDKECIKFCEANGVKVGESFRLELIKEKEEDTATHLLKFCSKV; this comes from the exons ATGGCAAATGGTTCAGCTTCCTCAGCGATTAATCCACACTTTTTTCAGCCTCTTCTTCCCGGTTTCCACAGCCACATT AACATTCCCGTGGCGTTCTACTCAAAGCATATAAAGGGAACAACCAACGAGGTGGTAAAGCTGAGATCAGACGCTTCTGATTTAACATGGGAAGTGAAGATGGACGGTCGTAGACTCACCCATGGCTGGGAAAAGTTCGCCACCGGTCATGCTTTCAAAGTGGGAGACATAGTCATTTTCAGACATGATGGAGATTTGTTGTTCCATGTCACACCTTTTGGGCCTAGTTGCTGTGAGATTCAATACAATGATGATGATGATGAGAAGTATCATCAACAACACACAAGAGAAGCAGGATCTTCATCAGACAACTCTTGTTTTGTAGCCCGTGTCACCGAGTCTAATCTAAAAAAAGATGCACTG TTTCTTCCACAACACTTTTCAAGGTCTAATGGTTTCGTGAATCGTGAAAGCGAGATCATTCTATTGAATGAAGATGGAGAACTATGGACATTGTTAATGAAATACTACAAAACAAGTGGTCATGTTTACATCAGACGCGGCTGGATAAGTTTCTGTCAAGCTAACCGAAAAAGAGCCAACGATGTATTGACTTTCAAACTTGTGCAAACAGGGAGAAAACCTGTGCTCCAGTTGCGTGCGTCAGTGTACAACAACCGAGCTTCTACTTCATTTTCTTCAACAAGCCAAGACAGATTCGTGACACTAACTCTCAAACAATACCATCTCAAGAGCTGTAAACTG TCTCTACCGGTAGCGTTTGTGATGGCGAATGGTATCAAGAACGTAAGGAAGATAATCCTTGTTGACAGATACGGTGTACGAAGGACAACGAGTCTTAAACCTGATGACAAATATGGAAGAATGAGAATGGATAAAGAGTGTATAAAGTTCTGTGAAGCTAATGGAGTGAAGGTTGGTGAGTCCTTCCGGCTAGAACTCATCAAAGAAAAAGAAGAAGACACAGCGACTCATCTACTTAAGTTCTGCTCCAAAGTCTGA
- the LOC106327979 gene encoding sorting and assembly machinery component 50 homolog B-like: protein MANPTENLDPNPPTREPEDEVEEDEEEEEEGEGEEEDDDAVSNPQSLKTESLFRRMRSAPVPVRVHDVIVKGNTKTKDHIIEAEVDAVREASTLQELLEASRVANSNLRALDVFDSVNVTLDSGPPELPGTTNVIIEVVESKSPLTGQVGAYTRAEAKSSSVEASLKYKNIFGYGDIWDGSVIYGCDNSAEVGMGMYLPRFKGLPTPFSSRLYLSTQDWLKFSSYKERSLGLSLGLLSSKYHELVYTVGWRNLIDPSRSASKSIRRQLGHSLLSALKYTFKYDQRDSYLRPTSGYAFSSTSQIGGLAPDSRSLRFLKQEIDLRCAFPFGFYNAALNLGVSGGVTFPWGSGYQNRPSSVPERFFLGGNSSPVCSLGGPSALWGFKTRGVGHNEPKRKGDDERDFIGGDAAVTAFADLSFDLPVRWLRERGVHGHVFACAGNMAKLTENEFRNVTAPKLLETFRTSVGTGIVLPTSLFRMEINYCHILKKQEHDKAKSGFFLTFSA, encoded by the exons ATGGCGAACCCGACGGAAAATCTCGACCCGAATCCACCAACCCGAGAACCAGAAGATGAAGTAGAAGAAGATGAGGAGGAAGAAGAAGAAGGAGAAGGAGAAGAAGAAGACGATGACGCCGTCTCCAATCCCCAATCTCTCAAGACGGAATCGCTTTTCCGCCGGATGAGATCCGCACCCGTGCCGGTGCGCGTTCACGACGTGATCGTCAAAGGAAACACGAAGACCAAGGACCATATCATCGAGGCGGAAGTGGACGCCGTGAGAGAGGCCAGCACGCTGCAGGAGCTTCTCGAAGCCTCTAGGGTTGCCAATTCGAATCTCCGAGCGCTCGATGTCTTCGATTCCGTTAATGTCACGCTCGATTCCGGCCCTCCGGAGCTTCCTGGTACCACCAATGTGATCATCGAAGTTGTGGAAAGCAAAAGCCCTCTCACTGGTCAAGTCGGGGCTTACACTAGAGCTGAG GCCAAGTCATCAAGCGTTGAAGCATCTTTGAAGTACAAGAACATTTTTGGGTATGGAGATATTTGGGACGGGTCTGTAATTTATGGATGTGACAACTCTGCTGAGGTTGGCATGGGGATGTATTTGCCGAGGTTCAAAGGACTTCCTACTCCTTTCAGTTCCCGTCTCTACCTTTCTACTCAAGACTGGCTCAAGTTTTCTTCTTACAAAGAACGATCTCTTGGACTCTCTCTCGGCCTTCTCTCAAGCAAGTACCACGAGCTTGTCTACACTGTTGGATGGCGTAACCTGATTGATCCGTCCCGGTCTGCCTCGAAATCTATAAGGAGGCAACTGGGACATAGTCTGCTTTCTGCGTTGAAGTATACGTTTAAATATGATCAGAGAGACTCGTACTTGAGGCCAACGAGTGGATACGCTTTCAGCTCTACTTCTCAGATTGGTGGGCTTGCTCCTGATAGCCGAAGCCTACGCTTTCTGAAGCAG GAGATTGATCTTCGGTGTGCTTTTCCTTTCGGGTTTTACAACGCTGCTCTGAACCTTGGTGTCTCTGGAGGCGTCACATTCCCATGGGGAAGCGGATACCAGAACCGCCCTTCCTCTGTGCCAGAGAGGTTCTTCTTGGGTGGCAATTCATCTCCTGTATGCTCTTTGGGTGGGCCATCTGCGCTGTGGGGATTCAAGACCAGAGGAGTTGGTCACAACGAGCCAAAGAGGAAAGGGGATGATGAAAGAGATTTCATTGGGGGAGATGCTGCTGTGACTGCATTTGCGGATCTCTCGTTTGATCTGCCAGTGAGATGGTTAAGAGAGAGAGGAGTCCACGGACATGTGTTTGCTTGTGCTGGGAATATGGCAAAGCTAACAGAGAATGAGTTTAGAAACGTAACTGCTCCAAAGTTGTTGGAGACGTTTAGAACTTCAGTTGGTACTGGAATCGTGTTACCAACTAGTCTTTTCCGTATGGAG ATTAACTACTGCCATATATTGAAGAAGCAAGAACACGATAAAGCCAAATCTGGATTTTTCCTGACATTCTCGGCCTGA
- the LOC106329381 gene encoding RING-H2 finger protein ATL66-like yields the protein MTSSSPPPRDSMLLYWQENQYDDRNVQIHGRTVFSVMALFSVVLFIAVLTLYIHRSCLVRDPTNLNPLSPPFTSYVGGGLDPAEIRSLPVVLCRRESADEEMEECCICLGGLEEGEKMKVLPLCRHCYHCECVDRWLMTESSCPLCRVSIRVDSLASL from the coding sequence ATGACGTCATCATCACCGCCTCCAAGAGACTCAATGCTTTTGTACTGGCAGGAGAACCAGTACGACGACCGGAACGTCCAGATTCACGGCCGGACAGTCTTCTCCGTCATGGCTCTATTCTCCGTTGTCCTCTTCATCGCCGTGCTCACTCTCTACATCCACAGGAGCTGCCTCGTTCGCGATCCCACCAACCTCAACCCCCTGTCTCCTCCGTTCACGTCGTACGTTGGTGGAGGTCTTGACCCGGCGGAGATTCGAAGTTTGCCGGTGGTGCTATGCCGGAGAGAATCTGCGGATGAGGAGATGGAGGAGTGTTGCATATGCCTCGGTGGTCTCGAAGAAGGAGAGAAGATGAAGGTGCTTCCTCTCTGTCGCCACTGTTACCACTGCGAATGCGTGGATCGGTGGCTTATGACCGAGTCGAGTTGTCCCCTCTGCCGAGTCTCGATACGAGTCGACTCGTTGGCGTCGTTGTAG